The Lynx canadensis isolate LIC74 chromosome D4, mLynCan4.pri.v2, whole genome shotgun sequence DNA window acaaatgaagaatgaaaatcCCTTGGAAGAGCAGATTATTAACTCTGTGCTCCAAATCAAAAGATGAGTAACCAGACTTTGCTATTTGTTTCTTCCTCAGCTGGAAAGACAGCTAATGATGcagaatgaaatgagagaaaggcAGATGGCTTTGCAGATTGCTTGGTCTCGAgaattcctcaaatattttggAACTTTTTTTGGCATTGCAGCCATCTCTTTAACAGCTGGGTATGTTTGCTATTTACTTTAAACTTGTCGTaagtaatttacttattttttcttttgacattacATATTATCATAAAGTTGACCAAGACAGGACTTTGTtgcatataatgtatatgtaaaaaCAGTAATCCCTTATAGCTTAGTCCTTGGAGATAACTGTAGAACCAGGGTAGAAATAGTTAATTCTACCTCTAGTGTCTCAGATTTCTTCtatccttttctccattttataagtTACAGGACTGACTTGATACCAAGATAGAAGAAGTCCTCTGCTAATTTATCTCCACAATCCATAAGGGGGATATAGCAAtacttaaccattttttaaatgattaatctGAGCCTCAACGTCAAATAAAGACGAGCAAGTCATAGACTCTGCTCTTGAGAATTGCAGACTCTGGGGAGAGATTGTGGGtaagaaaattctatttctgtaaaatactCAAATGAACTAAGTACCTTCTAAAATGGAAGACATTCGTCCAAAagcaggtaattttttttcattgagtatGGAGATAAGTATTTACAGGCCATTCttgatatttattcttttttgttcttgaaCCAGAGCAATAAGAAGGAAGAAGCCAGCCTTCCTCTTCCCTATCATTCCATTAGGCTTTGTCCTCACCTACCAGTATGACTTAGGATATGGAACCCTTCTCCAAAGAATGAAAGGTCAGTTTTTGATAAAGCAGAGTCTATTTCTGATTCATCTTCTGGTTCAAGGATCCTCTCCTTATGGTCCCTTCATTTATGGGCATTTTGACAAGACCCCTCTCTCTGAGCTTCCAATGACCAACATATCTGCTCCCTCTCACAGCAGTGTGCTAGAGTCAACTCATACCAGCTCACGTGAACTAtcaaattttcaggaatttgtaAGCTGGTTGTTAAATAcagtcattaaaaatttaattatataaacttataattaaataaattataaaaataatattaaattctattaaaaacaatGGTAATATATACTCAACTTatcagtttttcattattttactattatcaGTACTCCTAAGTTATGTGTATCTATTTTATGTGTATCTACTGTATCTGCATGGCAGAAATGCAGATACAATATACAGACACAATAAGATACAGATACAACCCTGACTTCAGTGGCATCCCATTGGTAGCCTGAAGTTGGtcatggtgggaatatttacacaTGGAAATCTGCAAACACCAAATCAAGGCTTGACTTACTATTTTGTTGATTGTCTAagccaggggttggcaaactatggcctgcagGCTGGCcacatgtttttgaaaataaagttttattaaaacacagacatGCCCATTGATTTCTGAATTGTCTGTGGATATATTCCCATTACCACAACAGAGCTGAGTGGCTGCAATAGAGACATAAGGTCccacaagcctaaaatatttactgtctggcccttttaAGAAAGCTTGCCAACATGGTCTAGACTGaaggaagtgaagaagaaaatgttaatactGTAGATTGTGCTTAAATGTTTG harbors:
- the PLGRKT gene encoding plasminogen receptor (KT); the protein is MGFIFSKSMNENMKNQQEFMLMNARLQLERQLMMQNEMRERQMALQIAWSREFLKYFGTFFGIAAISLTAGAIRRKKPAFLFPIIPLGFVLTYQYDLGYGTLLQRMKGEAENILETEKSKLQLPKGMITFESLEKARREQSKFFIDK